AAGCGACGACACACGCATTGAACAGCCTCGGAAATCGGCCCACGCTGATCCCGCCGGTGTTGGGGAATGCCGCGGCGCGGATTGTTCAATCGATTCAAACAACGACGCGACAGCCGGAAGATCGTCAACGGCTAGAGCCGTGACCATTCCCGCACCATCGGTCTGGTTGTCGGAAGAGGATCGATACGGAGGTACCAACGGCCGTCCGATGAAGCAGGGACGATGGGCGATCGATGCACGACACCTCGACTTGTCCCACACCCCCCGTCGCCCTTGAGCACCAGGATCTGAAACGGTTGCGCCGCATAGACCGTCGCATGGGGAGGGGCAACCTTTCGGTTGTCGCCCTGTCCTAGCCCCTTGCGATTGACCTGTTCGTCGTCCAGCCATTCGGTGCCGGGACCGCGCAAGGTGCAGAGCAGCCGAAGGGGGTAGCGGTCGACGTGAAACAGGGGACAGGATTGTTCTCGTGTTTTGCGGAGCGAAAGATAGAGGTTGCCTGCCGGTGCAATCGAGGCAAAGGCTGCCAGGGCCGGTGCACATTCTTCGAGCAGACGTCGCGCCAGATCGTCTTCTACCATGGTCGCAGCGCCGGCCAGCTTGTCTTTGGGTAGCGGCAGTGCCATCTGTGGAAGTTCGGCAAAAGGCCTTGTCACGATCGCCTGTTGCAGCGAAGCAGAAGGCAACCAAGGATAGAGGAGAAGATTCTTGGTTGGATCGGCCAGACGGTCGATGTTGCTCCAATCGGTGATGATGACCATGTTGCGGGGCAGAGGAGATGAATCGACCGCCATTCCATCGATGCGAATCGTCGAGACTGAACGGCCGGTCGGATCGTCTTCCGTTGCTGGGTGATGACGGTGTGCTTTCATGGGATCCCTCCTTTTTGAGACTCC
This sequence is a window from Candidatus Nitrospira inopinata. Protein-coding genes within it:
- a CDS encoding DUF1826 domain-containing protein; the encoded protein is MKAHRHHPATEDDPTGRSVSTIRIDGMAVDSSPLPRNMVIITDWSNIDRLADPTKNLLLYPWLPSASLQQAIVTRPFAELPQMALPLPKDKLAGAATMVEDDLARRLLEECAPALAAFASIAPAGNLYLSLRKTREQSCPLFHVDRYPLRLLCTLRGPGTEWLDDEQVNRKGLGQGDNRKVAPPHATVYAAQPFQILVLKGDGGCGTSRGVVHRSPIVPASSDGRWYLRIDPLPTTRPMVREWSRL